One stretch of Amycolatopsis sp. NBC_00345 DNA includes these proteins:
- a CDS encoding YrhB domain-containing protein, which produces MTDPISAAAGWLRQTYGGRVVVAGTRPIAEGRHSWLVACRFADEVIRGHAAPQPLLASTVLVPKDGGDPFPAANSAPLDELLNVGPGAQGGQPWRSRVNARGCLLAADALLHGAPASALRWEPEHEQPDWWSRLLAAHFPDAVTTRHLTWASASETIAATGPGGGAIVWLRRRYRDAEITGHLLYADSTARGVMVLDPQRGLPAAVQDSEVLELVVAAFRHASVEPVPAPWQAPAADLAAAVRKATAWLEATYDGEAVLVAPSEVDRTSRGWLFACTTREFAATGDWHHQMLDAALVVPQDGEAPFGLPNDDPWTYFQRWDGGAPDLPAPPDTGAAAWFAPTMAGLGPVRAERLLASWPEVLAELATLPEGTAGLVWARRQDRHGRETVGNLFLAVNEGGEPRIADAREPQAPPRMENSPLGLVVVTYAHGVVPTGR; this is translated from the coding sequence ATGACGGACCCGATTTCCGCCGCCGCCGGCTGGCTGCGGCAGACCTACGGCGGACGTGTCGTGGTGGCGGGCACCCGCCCGATCGCCGAAGGGCGGCACAGCTGGCTCGTGGCCTGCCGGTTCGCCGACGAGGTGATCCGCGGGCACGCCGCCCCGCAGCCGCTGCTGGCCTCGACGGTGCTCGTGCCCAAGGACGGCGGCGATCCCTTCCCGGCCGCGAACTCCGCCCCGCTCGACGAGCTGCTGAACGTCGGGCCCGGCGCCCAGGGCGGGCAGCCGTGGCGCTCGCGAGTCAACGCCCGCGGCTGCCTGCTGGCCGCCGACGCGTTGCTGCACGGCGCCCCGGCCAGCGCGTTGAGGTGGGAGCCGGAGCACGAGCAGCCCGACTGGTGGTCCCGGCTGCTGGCCGCGCACTTCCCCGACGCGGTGACCACCCGGCACCTCACCTGGGCTTCGGCCAGCGAAACGATCGCGGCGACCGGGCCGGGCGGCGGCGCGATCGTGTGGCTGCGCCGGCGTTACCGGGACGCGGAGATCACCGGCCACCTGCTCTACGCCGACAGCACGGCCCGCGGGGTGATGGTCCTCGACCCGCAGCGCGGCCTGCCCGCGGCGGTGCAGGACAGCGAGGTGCTGGAGCTGGTCGTGGCCGCGTTCCGGCACGCGTCGGTGGAACCGGTGCCCGCGCCGTGGCAGGCGCCGGCGGCCGACCTCGCCGCGGCCGTGCGGAAGGCCACCGCGTGGCTGGAGGCGACCTACGACGGCGAGGCGGTGCTGGTGGCACCGTCCGAAGTGGACCGGACCAGCCGGGGCTGGCTGTTCGCCTGCACCACACGCGAGTTCGCCGCGACCGGCGACTGGCACCACCAGATGCTCGACGCCGCGCTGGTCGTCCCGCAGGACGGCGAAGCGCCGTTCGGCCTGCCCAACGACGATCCGTGGACCTACTTCCAGCGCTGGGACGGCGGCGCCCCGGACCTGCCAGCCCCACCGGACACCGGGGCCGCGGCCTGGTTCGCGCCGACGATGGCCGGCCTCGGCCCGGTCCGCGCCGAGCGCCTGCTCGCGAGCTGGCCCGAGGTGCTCGCCGAGCTGGCGACCCTGCCCGAGGGCACCGCGGGCCTGGTGTGGGCGCGCCGGCAGGACCGGCACGGCCGGGAGACCGTCGGGAACCTGTTCCTGGCGGTGAACGAGGGCGGCGAGCCCCGGATCGCCGACGCCCGCGAGCCGCAGGCCCCGCCCCGGATGGAGAACAGCCCGCTGGGACTGGTCGTGGTGACCTACGCGCACGGGGTCGTGCCCACCGGCCGCTGA
- a CDS encoding winged helix-turn-helix transcriptional regulator — MEFLADCRTRLAFDLVANTWHPVVLWALKDGPRRHADLRRGIGGISAKVLTEAVRRLEHDGLLTRVDGAYGLTELGRTFLEPIEGFSRWVVEHGDAVLAAQAAAEAASGSGRD, encoded by the coding sequence ATGGAGTTCCTCGCAGACTGCCGCACCCGGCTCGCGTTCGACCTGGTGGCCAACACGTGGCATCCCGTGGTGCTGTGGGCGCTCAAGGACGGGCCGCGCCGGCACGCGGACCTTCGCCGGGGCATCGGCGGCATCAGCGCGAAAGTGCTCACCGAAGCCGTACGGCGGCTGGAGCACGACGGTCTCCTCACCCGCGTCGACGGCGCGTACGGCCTCACCGAGCTGGGCCGGACGTTCCTCGAGCCGATCGAAGGCTTCAGCCGATGGGTCGTGGAGCACGGGGACGCCGTCCTCGCGGCGCAGGCAGCTGCGGAGGCGGCCTCGGGGTCAGGCCGCGACTAG
- a CDS encoding DEAD/DEAH box helicase, producing the protein MTLTDLLPADPDPDALFEAFSTWTAERGIQLYPAQEEALIEVVSGANVILSTPTGSGKSLVAVGAHFTALAHGRRSYYTAPIKALVSEKFFQLIEIFGADNVGMMTGDSSVNADAPIICCTAEILANMALRLGADAPVGQVVADEFHFYSEPDRGWAWQVPLIELDKAQFVLMSATLGDVSFFQKDLTRRTGRTTAVVTSAERPVPLTFRYALTPLHETMSELLHGGQAPVYVVHFSQAAAIERAQTLMSINVTTKAEKDAIAELIGGFRFSAGFGKTLSRLVRHGIGVHHAGMLPKYRRLVETLAQSGLLKVICGTDTLGVGINVPIRTVVFSALTKYDGVRQRHLKAREFHQIAGRAGRAGYDTDGYVVVQAPDHVVENAKALEKAGDDPKKRKKIVRKKAPEGFVNWTESTFDRLIAAEPEPLTSSFRVSHSMLLNVISRPGNAFEHMRHLLEDNHSDRPAQRKLILRAIAIYRALLTAGVVERLPEPDEDGRIVRLTVDLQFDFALNQPLSPFALAAVELLDLESPSYALDVVSVVESTVDNPRPVLSQQQFKARGEAVQAMKAEGIEYDERMELLEGVTYAKPLEELLTGAYESYRHGHPWVADYELSPKSVVRDMYERAMNFVEYVGFYQLARSEGLVLRYLADTYDALRHTVPDEAKTEALQDLIEWLGELVRQVDSSLLDEWEALRHPGEEGPVSQRPPSEPPGVTRNERAFRVLVRNELFRRVELAARRNFYALGELDAEAGWDADAWEDAIEDYFDEHETLGIGPDARGPALLLIEQETDLWRVRQIFDDPAGDHDWGISAEVDLRASDEVGAAVVHIVDVNQL; encoded by the coding sequence ATGACACTCACAGACCTCCTGCCTGCGGATCCCGATCCCGACGCCCTGTTCGAAGCCTTCTCCACGTGGACGGCCGAGCGGGGCATCCAGCTGTACCCGGCGCAGGAGGAGGCGCTGATCGAGGTCGTCTCCGGCGCGAACGTGATCCTCTCCACGCCCACCGGCTCCGGGAAGAGCCTGGTGGCCGTCGGCGCCCACTTCACCGCGCTCGCCCACGGCCGCCGCAGCTACTACACGGCGCCGATCAAGGCGCTCGTCTCGGAGAAGTTCTTCCAGCTCATCGAGATCTTCGGCGCGGACAACGTCGGGATGATGACGGGTGACTCGTCGGTCAACGCCGATGCCCCGATCATCTGCTGCACCGCCGAAATCCTGGCGAACATGGCGTTACGGCTCGGTGCCGACGCGCCCGTGGGCCAGGTCGTGGCCGACGAGTTCCACTTCTACTCCGAGCCGGACCGCGGCTGGGCCTGGCAGGTCCCGCTGATCGAACTGGACAAGGCCCAGTTCGTCCTGATGTCGGCGACCCTCGGCGATGTGTCCTTCTTCCAGAAGGACCTCACCCGCCGCACGGGCCGGACCACGGCCGTGGTCACCTCGGCGGAGCGGCCGGTGCCGCTGACCTTCCGCTACGCCCTCACCCCGTTGCACGAGACGATGTCCGAGCTGCTCCACGGCGGACAGGCGCCGGTGTACGTGGTGCACTTCTCGCAGGCGGCGGCGATCGAGCGCGCGCAGACGCTGATGAGCATCAACGTGACCACCAAGGCCGAGAAGGACGCCATCGCCGAGCTGATCGGCGGCTTCCGGTTCTCCGCGGGCTTCGGCAAGACGCTGTCCCGGCTGGTCCGCCACGGCATCGGCGTGCACCACGCCGGCATGCTGCCGAAGTACCGGCGGCTGGTCGAGACGCTCGCGCAGTCCGGGCTGCTCAAGGTGATCTGCGGGACGGACACGCTCGGCGTCGGCATCAACGTGCCGATCCGCACGGTGGTGTTCTCGGCGCTGACCAAGTACGACGGCGTGCGGCAGCGGCACCTCAAGGCGCGCGAGTTCCACCAGATCGCCGGCCGCGCGGGCCGCGCCGGGTACGACACCGACGGGTACGTGGTGGTGCAGGCGCCCGACCACGTCGTGGAGAACGCGAAGGCGCTGGAGAAGGCGGGCGACGACCCGAAGAAGCGCAAGAAGATCGTCCGGAAGAAGGCGCCCGAGGGCTTCGTCAACTGGACCGAGAGCACGTTCGACCGGCTGATCGCGGCCGAGCCCGAGCCGTTGACCTCGAGCTTCCGGGTCAGCCACTCGATGCTGCTGAACGTGATCTCGCGGCCCGGCAACGCGTTCGAGCACATGCGGCACCTGCTGGAGGACAACCACTCCGACCGGCCGGCGCAGCGCAAGCTGATCCTGCGCGCCATCGCGATCTACCGCGCCCTGCTGACCGCGGGCGTGGTCGAGCGGCTGCCCGAGCCGGACGAGGACGGCCGCATCGTGCGGCTCACGGTCGACCTGCAGTTCGACTTCGCGCTGAACCAGCCGCTCTCGCCGTTCGCGCTGGCGGCGGTGGAGCTGCTCGACCTGGAGTCGCCGTCGTACGCGCTGGACGTCGTGTCCGTTGTGGAATCCACTGTGGACAACCCGCGGCCGGTCCTGTCGCAGCAGCAGTTCAAGGCCCGCGGCGAGGCCGTGCAGGCGATGAAGGCCGAGGGCATCGAGTACGACGAGCGGATGGAGCTGCTCGAAGGCGTCACGTACGCGAAGCCGTTGGAGGAGCTGCTCACCGGCGCCTACGAGTCTTACCGGCACGGTCACCCGTGGGTCGCGGACTACGAGCTTTCGCCGAAGTCCGTGGTCCGCGACATGTACGAGCGGGCGATGAACTTCGTGGAATACGTGGGGTTCTACCAGCTCGCCCGGTCCGAGGGCCTGGTGCTGCGCTACCTCGCGGACACCTACGACGCGCTGCGCCACACCGTCCCGGACGAGGCGAAGACCGAGGCGCTGCAGGACCTCATCGAGTGGCTGGGCGAGCTGGTCCGCCAGGTCGACTCCAGCCTGCTCGACGAGTGGGAAGCGCTCCGTCATCCGGGCGAAGAAGGCCCCGTCTCGCAGCGTCCGCCGTCCGAGCCGCCCGGGGTCACCCGCAACGAGCGGGCGTTCCGCGTGCTGGTGCGCAACGAGCTGTTCCGCCGCGTGGAACTGGCCGCCCGCCGCAACTTCTACGCACTCGGCGAGCTGGACGCCGAAGCGGGCTGGGACGCGGACGCGTGGGAAGACGCGATCGAGGACTACTTCGACGAGCACGAGACGCTCGGCATCGGCCCGGACGCCCGCGGCCCGGCGCTGCTGCTCATCGAGCAGGAGACCGACCTCTGGCGCGTCCGCCAGATCTTCGACGACCCGGCCGGCGACCACGACTGGGGCATCAGCGCCGAGGTCGACCTGCGCGCTTCGGACGAGGTGGGTGCCGCGGTGGTGCACATCGTGGACGTGAACCAGCTGTAG
- a CDS encoding NADPH-dependent F420 reductase, with protein MRIALFGTGGMADALGTAWSRAGHDLAVAGRDPSRAAALAGRLSTAGPNPAAVRTLSWPAAAEFADVILLALPVPALAELLPPLSLSGKILVDCTNDPGPTSEDPPSGAPVAARIAELAPGASVVKAFNLVHVDVLRLTPPVFAGRPVAIPLCGSPEAVTTVSTLVRDVGCTPLPAGDLSRAALLEATAAFTISLWMSGFDAQAILAPS; from the coding sequence ATGCGCATCGCACTCTTCGGCACCGGCGGCATGGCCGACGCCCTCGGCACGGCGTGGTCCCGGGCGGGCCACGACCTCGCCGTCGCCGGCCGGGACCCGTCGCGGGCCGCCGCGCTGGCCGGCCGCCTCAGCACCGCCGGCCCGAACCCCGCGGCCGTCCGCACGCTCTCCTGGCCGGCGGCCGCGGAGTTCGCCGACGTCATCCTGCTGGCCCTGCCCGTCCCGGCGCTGGCCGAACTGCTGCCGCCGCTGTCCCTGAGCGGCAAGATCCTCGTCGACTGCACCAACGACCCGGGCCCGACCAGCGAGGACCCGCCGTCGGGGGCACCGGTCGCGGCGCGGATCGCGGAGCTGGCGCCGGGGGCGTCGGTGGTGAAGGCGTTCAACCTGGTGCACGTGGACGTCTTGCGCCTCACCCCACCGGTCTTCGCTGGCCGCCCCGTGGCCATCCCGCTGTGCGGCTCACCCGAAGCGGTCACGACGGTCTCCACCCTGGTCCGCGACGTCGGCTGCACGCCGTTGCCCGCCGGCGACCTGTCCCGAGCCGCCCTCCTCGAAGCGACCGCCGCCTTCACGATCAGCCTGTGGATGTCCGGCTTCGACGCCCAAGCCATCCTCGCGCCGTCCTGA
- a CDS encoding toxin glutamine deamidase domain-containing protein — MKHEYPDFDKINQQKYDNNVPDHNTNCGNCTSSTADLLLHGKVNPAGPSKPQTLTDVEGRTDFGGKFQPVGDYGKLHQDMLSSPPGTHASIAVKWPGESVGHFFNAHRAPDGTVRYLDGQSGLPADMSRPPSEIWTMKYPLPGAAVP, encoded by the coding sequence ATGAAGCACGAGTATCCGGACTTCGACAAGATCAACCAGCAGAAGTACGACAACAACGTCCCCGACCACAACACCAACTGCGGCAACTGCACCAGCTCCACGGCCGATCTGCTGCTGCACGGAAAGGTGAACCCGGCCGGGCCGTCGAAGCCCCAGACGCTCACCGACGTCGAGGGCCGGACCGACTTCGGCGGCAAGTTCCAGCCCGTCGGCGACTACGGCAAACTGCACCAGGACATGCTGAGCTCGCCGCCGGGAACACACGCGTCGATCGCGGTCAAGTGGCCCGGTGAGTCGGTCGGCCACTTCTTCAACGCGCACCGGGCTCCCGACGGCACGGTGCGTTACCTTGACGGACAGTCGGGCCTGCCCGCCGACATGAGCAGGCCTCCCTCGGAGATCTGGACCATGAAGTACCCGCTCCCCGGGGCGGCCGTACCGTGA
- a CDS encoding GNAT family N-acetyltransferase produces MPKAEVRAARLAELEAVAALRWRWVAEQDGLPDGGLAEFVREFTAWARENAATHRCLVLLRDEQLIGMAFLAITARVPTPRVFSRASGDVQCVYVVPEARDSGLGGLLIDAVLHLAAELGLERVTVHSSTRAVRAYERHGFAGSPALLQAKP; encoded by the coding sequence ATGCCAAAGGCCGAGGTCCGCGCCGCCCGTCTCGCCGAACTCGAGGCCGTCGCCGCATTGCGGTGGCGTTGGGTGGCGGAGCAGGACGGCCTGCCCGACGGCGGGCTAGCCGAATTTGTGAGGGAGTTCACCGCCTGGGCGCGGGAGAACGCGGCCACCCACCGATGCCTCGTCCTCCTCCGGGACGAGCAGCTGATCGGCATGGCGTTCCTCGCGATCACCGCGCGGGTGCCGACGCCACGGGTGTTCTCGCGCGCGTCCGGTGACGTGCAGTGCGTCTACGTCGTGCCGGAAGCTCGCGACAGCGGGCTCGGCGGGCTGCTGATCGACGCCGTCCTGCATCTGGCCGCGGAGCTCGGACTGGAACGGGTCACCGTCCACTCCTCCACCCGAGCCGTGCGCGCATATGAGCGGCACGGGTTCGCCGGGTCCCCGGCGTTGCTGCAAGCCAAGCCGTGA
- a CDS encoding sugar-binding transcriptional regulator, with protein sequence MSRKKGQPRLTEMLELATIARRFYVQGRSKLEIADEFGVSRFKVARMLDTARESGLVRVEFDLPAPVDVELSDELRLAYGLDRVLVLERTAEKEPKELVRKKVGALAAHLLEEIVSSKDVVGLSWARSVNAMTEAIRTLPRCPIVQLCGVQAGMDMRGRSVETVSRVTAVSGGDAYPIFGPLVLPDRRTAETLRRQPGIAETFGQFKNLTKAVVSIGAWQPGESTVYDALDEAERAAITARGATAEVAARLFDASGNAVSTGLAHHVLAISTEDLRAVPEVIAIGYSEPKAAAVDAVLRSGMVSTLVTDAAAAGPLLELVARNPLPEPAAT encoded by the coding sequence ATGAGCAGGAAGAAAGGGCAACCTCGCCTGACTGAGATGCTGGAGCTGGCCACTATCGCCCGGCGCTTCTACGTGCAGGGCCGCTCGAAGCTCGAGATCGCGGACGAGTTCGGCGTCAGCCGGTTCAAGGTCGCCCGCATGCTGGACACCGCTCGGGAGAGCGGGCTGGTGCGGGTCGAGTTCGACCTGCCGGCGCCCGTCGACGTGGAGCTGTCCGACGAGCTGCGGCTGGCCTACGGGCTGGACCGGGTGCTGGTGCTCGAACGCACGGCGGAGAAGGAGCCGAAGGAACTGGTGCGCAAGAAGGTCGGCGCGCTGGCCGCTCATCTGCTCGAAGAGATCGTCAGCTCGAAGGACGTCGTCGGCCTCTCCTGGGCCCGGTCGGTCAACGCCATGACCGAGGCCATCCGGACCCTGCCGCGCTGCCCGATCGTCCAGCTGTGCGGCGTGCAGGCCGGGATGGACATGCGGGGCCGGTCGGTCGAGACGGTGAGCCGCGTGACCGCGGTGTCCGGCGGCGACGCGTACCCGATCTTCGGCCCGCTCGTGCTCCCCGACCGCCGGACCGCGGAGACCCTGCGCCGCCAGCCGGGCATCGCGGAGACGTTCGGCCAGTTCAAGAACCTGACGAAGGCGGTGGTGAGCATCGGCGCCTGGCAACCGGGCGAGTCCACCGTCTACGACGCACTGGACGAAGCCGAGCGCGCCGCGATCACCGCCCGCGGCGCCACGGCCGAGGTGGCCGCGAGACTGTTCGACGCCTCCGGCAACGCCGTGTCGACCGGCCTGGCGCACCACGTGCTGGCAATCAGCACGGAAGACCTGCGCGCCGTCCCGGAGGTGATCGCCATCGGCTACAGCGAGCCCAAAGCCGCGGCCGTGGACGCCGTCCTGCGCTCCGGCATGGTCTCGACCCTCGTCACGGACGCCGCGGCGGCCGGGCCGCTGCTGGAACTGGTGGCACGGAACCCGCTTCCCGAGCCGGCGGCCACTTAG